A section of the Planctomicrobium piriforme genome encodes:
- a CDS encoding transposase → MLTNTTYGTWLPGDPRGSVTRVRDHRPSDPQIKTRLRHNQVGEEFEPSRPALQLHAANQLRGTPVRLTKAHADILIAQFQETCDYRNWNLHAVAVMWNHVHLVVDLREECPDKGLADLKAYGSRAFNNTFGKLASGRWWTEKGSTRFLKDEEALHAAMDYVLHRQPNPLAIWPTTSIAENSGR, encoded by the coding sequence TTGCTTACCAACACGACATATGGAACCTGGCTTCCTGGAGACCCGCGCGGATCAGTCACGCGCGTCCGGGATCATCGTCCCAGCGACCCGCAAATAAAAACCCGGCTTCGACACAATCAGGTCGGTGAAGAATTTGAACCTTCGCGGCCTGCTCTACAACTACACGCGGCGAATCAACTGCGCGGAACTCCGGTTCGCCTCACGAAGGCCCACGCCGACATCCTGATCGCGCAGTTCCAGGAAACTTGTGACTATCGGAATTGGAATCTGCATGCAGTCGCAGTGATGTGGAATCATGTCCACCTCGTGGTGGATCTGCGCGAGGAATGCCCGGACAAGGGACTTGCTGATCTGAAAGCTTACGGGAGCCGTGCATTCAATAATACATTCGGCAAACTGGCTTCCGGGCGATGGTGGACAGAGAAGGGCTCAACTCGCTTCCTGAAAGATGAGGAAGCGCTTCATGCGGCGATGGATTATGTGCTCCATCGGCAGCCAAATCCCTTGGCGATCTGGCCGACCACCTCCATTGCGGAAAACTCCGGTCGCTGA
- a CDS encoding diphosphate--fructose-6-phosphate 1-phosphotransferase — protein sequence MAKKNMIVAQSGGPSPVINNTLRGIVETAKQMDEIGTVYAGWHGIEGVLKEELLNLTDQCPEEIALLRTTPAAGSIGTCRYKLKDKQTEDFDRIMEIFKAHNVGYFCYIGGNDSMDTANKVANMARSRGLDVVGIGGPKTIDNDVGDSEFKLVDHTPGYGSTARYWTHYVQQSNEENNGSCPADPVLVMQAMGRKIGYIPAAARLADPKREMPLQIYLAERKVNIEQIFENINKSLKDHGRCMVVVSEGLEIEGLKIPEEFIVRDSFGHAMLSSSKITIAQMLTNALNEKKLPVKGAARCNVPGTHQRNDMVYASTVDLEEAYYVGQKAALLAAAGEHGYMATILRADKDNYRPVYDKAPLSEVAEKDRHFPSEWISKCGTDVTDDFIKYARPLIGDNWVSVPMIDGRLRLAKLNTSKESFAPQKLPKYVPQTDRK from the coding sequence ATGGCCAAGAAGAACATGATCGTCGCCCAGTCGGGCGGTCCTTCCCCCGTCATCAACAACACGCTCCGCGGCATCGTCGAAACGGCGAAGCAGATGGACGAAATCGGCACCGTCTACGCCGGCTGGCACGGCATCGAAGGGGTGCTCAAGGAAGAACTGCTCAACCTGACCGATCAGTGCCCGGAAGAAATCGCCCTGCTGCGGACCACCCCCGCCGCCGGATCCATCGGCACCTGCCGTTACAAGCTGAAGGACAAGCAGACCGAAGACTTCGACCGCATCATGGAGATCTTCAAGGCCCACAACGTCGGGTACTTCTGCTACATCGGCGGCAATGACTCGATGGACACCGCCAACAAGGTCGCCAACATGGCCCGCTCCCGCGGGCTGGACGTGGTGGGCATCGGCGGTCCCAAGACGATCGACAACGACGTCGGCGACAGCGAATTCAAACTCGTCGACCACACCCCGGGTTACGGCTCGACCGCCCGTTACTGGACGCACTATGTCCAGCAGTCGAACGAAGAGAACAACGGCTCGTGCCCGGCCGACCCCGTGCTGGTGATGCAGGCAATGGGCCGCAAGATCGGCTACATCCCCGCCGCCGCCCGACTCGCCGACCCGAAGCGGGAAATGCCGCTGCAGATCTATCTGGCCGAGCGCAAGGTGAACATCGAGCAGATCTTCGAGAACATCAACAAGTCCCTAAAGGATCACGGCCGCTGCATGGTCGTCGTCAGCGAAGGTCTCGAAATCGAAGGGCTCAAGATTCCGGAAGAGTTCATCGTCCGTGACTCCTTCGGGCACGCGATGCTCTCCTCCAGCAAGATCACCATCGCCCAGATGCTGACCAACGCTTTGAACGAGAAGAAGCTGCCGGTGAAAGGGGCTGCCCGTTGCAACGTGCCCGGTACTCACCAGCGGAACGACATGGTCTACGCCAGCACGGTCGACCTGGAAGAAGCGTACTACGTCGGCCAGAAAGCCGCCCTGCTGGCCGCCGCCGGCGAACACGGCTATATGGCGACGATTCTTCGGGCAGACAAGGACAACTACCGCCCGGTGTACGACAAAGCTCCGCTGAGCGAAGTGGCCGAGAAAGACCGCCACTTCCCGAGCGAGTGGATCAGCAAGTGCGGCACGGACGTGACCGACGACTTCATCAAGTACGCCAGACCCCTGATCGGCGACAACTGGGTCAGCGTCCCCATGATCGACGGCCGGTTAAGACTGGCGAAGCTGAACACGAGCAAAGAATCGTTCGCTCCGCAAAAGCTTCCGAAGTACGTCCCGCAGACGGACCGGAAGTAA
- the gmk gene encoding guanylate kinase, giving the protein MSDQIAGPTPRMLILSGPAGAGKTTIVKKLLEAAPVSLEMSVSATTRAPRPNEVDGRDYYFLTREEFERRRAADEFIEWAEVHRSGHLYGTLKSEIQRIQQQKKWVLLEIDVEGAQNVMRLFPAALSVFLQTASMDEYERRLRDRGTETEEVILRRLRTAREELQYVASYKHRVINDDLERAVGEVRQLLASREAELNAG; this is encoded by the coding sequence ATGTCCGATCAAATCGCCGGTCCCACTCCCCGCATGTTGATCTTGTCCGGGCCGGCCGGAGCGGGAAAGACCACGATCGTCAAAAAGCTGCTGGAAGCGGCCCCCGTCTCACTGGAAATGTCGGTTTCGGCCACAACGCGGGCGCCGCGCCCCAACGAGGTTGACGGCCGCGATTATTACTTCCTCACCCGGGAGGAATTCGAGCGGCGGCGGGCTGCGGACGAATTCATCGAATGGGCGGAAGTCCATCGCAGCGGACACCTTTACGGCACGCTGAAGTCCGAAATTCAGCGGATTCAGCAGCAGAAAAAGTGGGTACTGCTGGAGATCGACGTCGAAGGGGCGCAGAACGTGATGCGGCTGTTTCCGGCGGCACTTTCCGTGTTTCTGCAGACCGCCTCGATGGACGAATACGAGCGGCGACTGCGGGACCGGGGGACCGAGACGGAGGAAGTCATTCTGCGGAGGTTGCGGACTGCCCGGGAAGAGTTACAATATGTGGCTTCGTACAAACACCGCGTAATTAACGATGATCTCGAACGCGCCGTCGGAGAAGTCCGGCAACTGCTCGCGTCGAGGGAGGCGGAACTGAATGCTGGATGA
- a CDS encoding DNA-directed RNA polymerase subunit omega, whose translation MLDELKEDTLAKKVGGRFKLSTLIQKRLVQLNRGSPPLVECQGKPSMATVLEEILTDKIYLDATQNVVVAHDNAPGLDRLMDDGPNLD comes from the coding sequence ATGCTGGATGAGCTCAAAGAAGATACCCTGGCCAAGAAGGTCGGCGGACGGTTCAAGCTGTCGACGCTGATCCAGAAGCGCCTGGTGCAGTTGAATCGCGGTTCGCCGCCGTTGGTCGAGTGCCAGGGGAAGCCGTCGATGGCGACCGTGCTGGAAGAAATTCTGACTGACAAAATCTATCTCGATGCGACCCAAAACGTCGTTGTCGCACATGACAACGCGCCCGGTCTCGATCGCCTGATGGATGACGGCCCGAATCTCGACTGA
- a CDS encoding polysaccharide deacetylase family protein — MDDSHASQHELTFRMQMRDWAATQVPRHVFSRLPRVLCRLPERGETLSLTFDDGPHPEGTPALLDVLAKYNAPATFFLLGERVRRWPELVKRILDAGHAIGNHSWSHADFWKCSKTHLLTELTRCQRTLEDLAGEPVRWVRPPYGHVTYTVRAWAKRKDVRVVLWDLLPPDYSPVPDVKRLQRIYKRFVRSGSIICLHDNNNSLRVTPELLDSIIPQAQASGRTFVPLSVPSDGS, encoded by the coding sequence ATGGACGATTCGCACGCGTCTCAGCACGAGCTGACTTTCCGTATGCAGATGCGGGACTGGGCCGCCACGCAGGTGCCGCGGCATGTCTTCTCACGCTTGCCGCGAGTGCTCTGCCGCCTGCCGGAACGAGGCGAGACGCTGTCGCTCACGTTTGACGACGGCCCGCACCCGGAGGGAACGCCGGCGCTGCTGGATGTGCTGGCGAAGTACAACGCGCCGGCGACATTCTTTCTGCTGGGTGAACGTGTCCGACGCTGGCCGGAACTCGTCAAGCGAATTCTCGATGCAGGTCATGCCATCGGCAATCACTCGTGGTCGCATGCGGACTTCTGGAAATGCTCGAAGACGCATCTGTTGACGGAACTGACTCGTTGCCAGCGCACGCTCGAAGATCTGGCTGGCGAGCCCGTTCGCTGGGTGAGGCCGCCGTATGGTCATGTGACCTACACCGTACGGGCGTGGGCGAAACGCAAAGACGTTCGCGTCGTGCTTTGGGATCTGCTGCCGCCCGACTACAGCCCGGTGCCTGACGTGAAACGCTTGCAAAGGATCTACAAGCGTTTTGTGCGGTCAGGTTCGATCATCTGCCTGCATGACAACAACAACTCGCTACGGGTGACGCCGGAGTTGCTCGATTCGATCATCCCGCAGGCACAGGCGTCGGGGCGGACGTTTGTGCCGCTGTCTGTTCCTTCGGACGGGAGCTGA
- a CDS encoding P-loop NTPase family protein, with protein sequence MNPFRDAIVADPWRNQQGDVPAIHHAVFEQCLEGLAHVRRQQHSAGLLIHGEAGSGKTHLLSRLRAQLTPQAPTATDREENLFVWVRLQTSPRMIWRTMRRTLVNDWFRPVAGMRSQFDRILFHRLAEIRVAEGDLDPWFEYMLQEDPQGLTELLDRIAQSLDLDRNTAVAFEHIAFDRHRRDLRAWLSGDSLPEAALARLDLAQDEGTDEEREDEARRVVLMLCRLAGNGLPIVIGLDQVEALQMTPQDTEGLFAFGQLTSILHDNTENVLLVSCVQSSFATQLKDRARSADYDRMTSLGAMSLDPLSPAQAEELIAARIDSVGDELSVATRLNPVWPLERAEFQSLFTQDRPLTPRRLLGLCAARFETRLRSEAVEGSEVQASVKPAASSSELVGKAVEAAAQADQVEDFLVEAWKNSLEQKAAANLPERTEEILRHGFPMLCRLLSPSHQSVTNEQLPDVSLVFQKGASRTGLAMCMQPNMNSLAAQLKRLKGQFPSPQLKRLVILRDPRVPLSATAKKAREHLTELEQQGAKVVYPLPEVLAAIDALRELLSDAKSGDLACAGETVPPSRLEEWLRANLSNDMRTFVKTVLGE encoded by the coding sequence ATGAATCCGTTTCGTGATGCGATTGTCGCCGATCCCTGGAGAAATCAGCAGGGGGACGTCCCGGCGATTCACCATGCTGTGTTCGAGCAATGTCTCGAAGGACTTGCGCATGTCCGTCGCCAGCAGCACTCGGCCGGTTTGCTGATTCACGGCGAAGCAGGCAGCGGCAAGACGCATCTGCTCAGTCGTCTCCGGGCACAACTCACTCCCCAGGCTCCGACCGCCACCGATCGGGAAGAGAACCTGTTTGTCTGGGTGCGGCTGCAGACCAGCCCGCGGATGATCTGGCGGACGATGCGCCGCACGCTGGTCAATGACTGGTTTCGTCCGGTCGCTGGCATGCGCTCGCAGTTTGACCGGATTCTGTTTCATCGACTGGCCGAGATCCGCGTCGCGGAAGGGGATCTCGATCCCTGGTTCGAATACATGCTGCAGGAAGATCCTCAAGGTCTGACGGAACTGCTCGACCGGATTGCCCAGTCGCTCGATCTCGATCGCAACACCGCTGTGGCGTTCGAACACATTGCCTTTGATCGGCACAGGCGAGATTTACGGGCGTGGCTCAGCGGCGATTCACTGCCGGAAGCGGCGCTTGCCAGGCTCGACCTCGCCCAGGACGAGGGGACCGATGAAGAGCGCGAAGACGAAGCCCGACGCGTGGTGCTGATGCTCTGCCGACTGGCAGGCAACGGCCTGCCGATCGTCATCGGGCTCGATCAGGTGGAAGCGCTGCAGATGACTCCGCAGGACACCGAAGGACTGTTCGCCTTCGGTCAGCTTACCAGCATTCTGCATGACAATACCGAGAACGTGCTGCTCGTTTCCTGCGTGCAGTCGTCGTTTGCAACGCAGCTCAAGGATCGTGCCCGTAGCGCTGACTATGACCGCATGACATCGCTGGGAGCAATGTCTCTCGACCCGTTGAGTCCGGCTCAGGCGGAAGAACTGATTGCCGCGCGGATCGATTCAGTTGGAGACGAGTTATCTGTCGCGACGCGATTGAATCCCGTCTGGCCGCTCGAACGGGCGGAGTTTCAAAGTCTGTTCACTCAAGACCGCCCGTTGACTCCCCGACGACTGTTGGGACTTTGTGCGGCACGATTTGAAACGCGTCTGCGGTCTGAGGCTGTTGAGGGTTCTGAGGTTCAGGCTTCCGTGAAGCCAGCCGCAAGCTCCAGTGAACTTGTGGGAAAAGCAGTCGAAGCGGCTGCCCAGGCTGATCAGGTGGAAGATTTTCTCGTCGAAGCCTGGAAGAACAGCCTCGAACAGAAAGCCGCCGCCAATCTGCCGGAGCGGACCGAAGAGATTCTGCGTCATGGCTTCCCCATGCTCTGCCGTTTACTGTCGCCGAGCCATCAGTCGGTGACGAACGAGCAATTGCCTGACGTTTCGCTGGTGTTTCAAAAAGGGGCGTCGCGGACGGGTCTCGCGATGTGCATGCAGCCGAACATGAACAGTCTGGCTGCACAACTCAAGCGGCTGAAAGGACAGTTCCCGTCACCGCAGCTCAAGCGACTGGTGATCCTGCGCGACCCTCGAGTCCCGCTTTCGGCAACAGCCAAGAAAGCCCGCGAACATCTGACAGAGCTGGAACAGCAGGGAGCGAAAGTCGTTTACCCGTTGCCGGAAGTCCTGGCGGCGATCGACGCACTGCGGGAACTATTGTCAGACGCCAAATCCGGCGACCTCGCGTGTGCCGGTGAAACCGTCCCACCGAGCCGGCTTGAAGAATGGCTGCGGGCGAATCTCTCAAACGACATGCGGACGTTTGTGAAGACGGTATTGGGAGAATGA
- a CDS encoding DUF6268 family outer membrane beta-barrel protein codes for MRRGVWNLLISGCLALEWNSPALAQENPPAPAQHRQTLSISAHPSLFTTSELDIIFKEYGPPPGDVLVERHQKSGIDSADATDADLEAAPLQQVQYPTDDSAARDEDPVGHYQEPRWNPFPFLTEQLACMPVEKRGLVIKERAVTMTVLPAGNSDFNISTLDVRGTAYLGQFPILQVTPRFGWHLLGGPGTTDVPPQLYDTGVDTTIFLPLSKQWSFLGGVGPSLFTDGQNLSSQAFRMTGRALGFYQWSETTKVAVGFIYLGREDLIALPAAGVFYKPNERVKAELFFPKPKVGYRIFANDGRERWCYLAGEFGGNSWAVERSDGSADVLTYRDYRLIAGFEQVDKEVRRWLVETGFVFGRRIEYESGIGDTNPGVTGMIRAGLVF; via the coding sequence ATGCGTCGAGGCGTCTGGAATCTCCTGATCTCAGGCTGTCTCGCGCTGGAATGGAACAGTCCAGCTCTTGCGCAGGAGAATCCCCCTGCGCCCGCGCAGCACCGGCAGACCCTCTCGATTTCCGCCCATCCGTCCCTGTTCACCACGTCCGAACTCGACATCATTTTCAAGGAATACGGGCCGCCGCCTGGCGACGTACTCGTCGAGCGGCATCAGAAATCAGGCATCGATTCTGCCGACGCCACCGATGCCGATCTCGAAGCGGCTCCTCTGCAACAGGTGCAATACCCGACAGACGATTCCGCCGCCCGCGATGAAGACCCAGTTGGTCACTATCAGGAGCCTCGCTGGAATCCATTCCCCTTTCTGACTGAGCAGCTTGCCTGCATGCCGGTCGAGAAACGGGGACTGGTCATCAAGGAACGCGCCGTGACGATGACGGTGCTGCCAGCCGGCAACAGCGACTTCAATATCTCGACTCTCGACGTTCGCGGCACAGCCTACCTTGGCCAGTTTCCGATCTTACAGGTGACTCCGCGATTCGGCTGGCACCTGCTGGGCGGCCCCGGCACCACCGACGTTCCGCCGCAGCTCTATGACACCGGCGTCGACACGACGATCTTTCTCCCGCTCAGCAAGCAGTGGTCATTCCTCGGCGGAGTCGGCCCCAGCCTGTTCACCGACGGTCAGAACCTCAGTTCGCAAGCCTTCCGCATGACAGGCCGCGCGCTCGGCTTCTATCAATGGTCTGAAACCACCAAAGTGGCTGTCGGCTTTATCTACCTGGGACGAGAAGACCTCATCGCGCTGCCTGCGGCCGGGGTCTTCTACAAACCCAACGAACGTGTGAAAGCCGAGCTTTTCTTTCCCAAGCCGAAGGTCGGCTACCGTATTTTTGCAAACGACGGTCGCGAACGCTGGTGCTACCTGGCAGGCGAATTCGGCGGCAACAGTTGGGCGGTTGAGCGCAGCGATGGCTCGGCCGACGTACTGACCTATCGCGATTACCGCTTGATCGCCGGCTTCGAACAGGTCGACAAAGAAGTGCGTCGATGGCTCGTGGAAACCGGCTTCGTCTTCGGCCGACGAATCGAATACGAATCCGGCATCGGCGACACCAACCCCGGCGTCACCGGCATGATCCGCGCCGGCCTGGTGTTCTGA
- the hrpB gene encoding ATP-dependent helicase HrpB, whose product MLSLPIDAVLPEIVTQLRARGTLVLRAPTGAGKTTRVPPALLDAGLASRGQIVLLEPRRIAARAAAARMARERDVRLGIEIGYQVRFDSRCARETRIVAVTEGILLRKLQTDPFLEGVDIVVFDEFHERNLSSDLALGMVRRVQQEVRPDLKIVVMSATLDPGPIAAYLGGAPTVESLGRTFPVSIEYLKQRDRRSITEAAAWGVEQVFHKTDGHILVFLPGVGEIHKTSRELEEFARRQQVKIWPLYGDLPPEEQDQVLAPSSQRKIVLATNVAETSVTIDGVTAVVDTGVARVLRFDPLVGLDRLEIEPISQSSADQRAGRAGRTAPGICLRLWEEVSHRHRPEQTEPEIRRVDLSGPLLQLKSWGEPDALLFPWFEPPRADAVAQAELLLHRLGACDCNGRLTELGSQLAQLPTHPRLARLLLAGQQSGEARRAAWLAALLEERDPFMRPRPGMNRGGPPVSAVSHHSQSDVLDRLGALEEAERGGTIDFPWGTLHRGSASHLARVRDQLLRDLRDLQLPPAVDDDSEASTDERLLRALVTAFPDRVAKRRAVGSDKGIMVGGRGVKLGPQSCVRTGELFLCTDVDAGQTDAIVRQASLVLPEWLPPTSLRTQTDLFFHPTQKQVVARRRDYFEDLILSETPCALPDTDAPAEVLFHEAAKAWDQVFPSEDDAVKNYLARVQGLARWMPELELPRFEQSELHAALHNLSQRCRSFADLKRSDWLSELQNLLTWPQRQAVEREAPERFTVPSGSAIRLQYEPERPPVLAVKIQEIFGLTESPRIAAGRVRVLLHLLGPNMRPQQVTDDLASFWSNTYPAVRKELARRYPRHNWPENPLTAKAGKK is encoded by the coding sequence ATGCTCTCGTTGCCGATCGACGCTGTTCTTCCAGAGATTGTGACGCAGCTCCGCGCACGGGGAACTCTCGTTCTCCGCGCCCCAACCGGAGCGGGAAAAACGACCCGGGTTCCTCCGGCCCTGCTGGACGCCGGCCTTGCGTCCCGCGGTCAGATTGTACTGCTCGAACCGCGACGCATCGCCGCTCGCGCCGCAGCCGCGCGGATGGCGCGCGAACGGGATGTGCGGCTGGGAATTGAGATCGGGTATCAGGTCCGTTTTGATTCCCGCTGTGCCCGCGAGACGCGCATCGTTGCCGTCACCGAAGGCATTCTGCTGCGAAAATTGCAGACCGATCCGTTCCTCGAAGGGGTCGACATCGTCGTTTTTGACGAATTCCACGAACGCAATCTGTCCAGCGATCTCGCACTGGGAATGGTCCGTCGGGTCCAGCAAGAAGTGCGGCCCGATCTCAAGATCGTCGTCATGTCCGCGACGCTCGATCCCGGCCCGATTGCCGCCTATCTGGGCGGCGCGCCAACGGTCGAAAGTCTCGGTCGCACGTTCCCCGTCAGCATCGAATATCTCAAGCAGCGCGACCGTCGGTCGATCACCGAAGCTGCGGCCTGGGGAGTCGAACAGGTCTTTCACAAAACCGACGGCCACATTCTCGTCTTCCTGCCGGGCGTCGGCGAGATTCACAAAACATCGCGGGAGCTGGAAGAGTTCGCTCGGCGGCAACAGGTGAAGATCTGGCCGCTCTATGGCGACCTTCCGCCTGAGGAACAGGATCAGGTTCTCGCCCCTTCCTCGCAACGCAAAATCGTCCTGGCGACCAACGTCGCCGAGACCTCGGTGACAATCGACGGCGTCACCGCCGTGGTCGATACCGGCGTCGCCCGGGTATTGCGCTTCGATCCGCTCGTTGGTCTCGACCGTCTTGAGATCGAACCGATCTCGCAATCCTCCGCCGACCAACGGGCAGGCCGGGCGGGACGCACCGCGCCAGGCATTTGTTTGCGATTGTGGGAAGAGGTTTCCCATCGCCATCGACCTGAACAGACCGAACCCGAGATTCGCCGAGTCGACTTATCTGGTCCGCTGTTGCAACTCAAAAGCTGGGGCGAGCCAGACGCGCTGCTCTTCCCCTGGTTCGAACCGCCCCGAGCCGATGCCGTTGCCCAGGCCGAATTGCTGCTACATCGCCTGGGAGCCTGTGACTGCAATGGGCGACTAACGGAACTTGGTTCGCAACTGGCACAGTTGCCCACGCATCCGCGGCTCGCGCGATTGTTGTTAGCCGGACAACAGTCAGGTGAGGCGCGGCGTGCGGCCTGGCTGGCAGCGTTGCTTGAAGAGCGCGACCCCTTCATGCGGCCCAGACCTGGGATGAATCGCGGCGGTCCTCCGGTATCGGCGGTGAGCCATCACTCACAGTCCGACGTTCTTGATCGATTGGGAGCATTGGAGGAAGCCGAACGCGGCGGAACGATTGATTTTCCCTGGGGGACGCTGCATCGCGGATCGGCGTCGCATTTGGCGCGAGTGCGCGATCAACTGCTCCGCGATCTCCGAGACCTGCAACTTCCTCCCGCTGTTGACGACGATTCAGAGGCCTCGACCGACGAACGACTCTTAAGAGCCCTCGTCACCGCGTTCCCCGACCGCGTTGCTAAACGCCGGGCAGTCGGCAGTGACAAAGGCATTATGGTCGGCGGAAGGGGAGTGAAGTTGGGGCCGCAATCGTGCGTGCGAACCGGCGAACTCTTTCTCTGCACCGATGTCGACGCCGGGCAGACCGACGCCATCGTCCGTCAGGCATCGCTGGTATTGCCGGAATGGCTGCCGCCGACCTCGCTAAGAACGCAAACCGATCTCTTTTTTCATCCCACGCAAAAGCAGGTGGTCGCCCGAAGACGCGACTACTTTGAAGACTTGATTCTATCGGAGACCCCGTGTGCTCTCCCCGACACCGACGCTCCAGCGGAGGTATTGTTTCATGAAGCGGCCAAGGCCTGGGATCAGGTCTTTCCCAGCGAGGATGATGCCGTGAAGAACTACCTCGCCCGAGTGCAGGGGTTGGCGCGCTGGATGCCGGAACTGGAACTCCCCAGGTTCGAGCAATCTGAACTGCATGCAGCGCTTCACAACCTCTCCCAGCGTTGCCGGTCATTCGCAGACCTCAAGCGATCCGACTGGCTTTCGGAGCTGCAGAACCTGCTCACCTGGCCGCAGCGTCAGGCGGTCGAGCGCGAAGCACCAGAACGTTTCACGGTCCCGAGCGGCAGTGCGATCCGTTTGCAGTATGAACCGGAACGTCCGCCGGTTCTGGCCGTGAAGATTCAGGAAATCTTCGGACTCACGGAATCCCCTCGCATCGCCGCCGGCAGAGTTCGCGTCCTGCTGCATCTGCTCGGTCCAAACATGCGACCGCAACAAGTCACCGACGACCTCGCCAGCTTCTGGTCAAACACTTACCCCGCCGTACGAAAAGAACTCGCCCGACGCTATCCGCGACACAACTGGCCGGAAAACCCGCTGACGGCGAAAGCGGGGAAGAAGTAG
- a CDS encoding SDR family NAD(P)-dependent oxidoreductase: MQTPTTPTKKTARPRQVFITGVSEGIGLGLTREFLRRGSSVFGTCRHAPELGKNDLFHFVPCDLSRDKEIPAAMKRLLHGVDHLDLVILNAAILGPFGDLVTQSLDEMQRVMQVNLWANKILLDILFSTPLRISQVVAVSSSAAVNLQRGWGGYALSKAALNALTMLAAREHPDTHFCALAPGPVDTSMQDQLCSHPADPKYPSLERLRAKRGTSDMPDSDEYAPHFIDALERLPSLVSSGSYADMRTLPGGTADRSPGASSG, from the coding sequence TTGCAGACACCAACGACGCCGACGAAAAAAACCGCTCGACCCAGGCAGGTGTTCATCACCGGAGTCAGCGAGGGAATCGGCCTGGGGCTGACGCGCGAGTTCCTGCGCCGCGGCAGCAGCGTGTTCGGCACCTGTCGCCATGCGCCCGAACTCGGCAAGAACGACCTGTTTCATTTTGTTCCCTGCGACCTCAGTCGAGATAAAGAAATTCCGGCGGCAATGAAGCGTCTGCTGCACGGAGTCGATCATCTCGATCTGGTAATTCTCAATGCCGCGATCCTCGGGCCCTTCGGAGACCTGGTCACGCAGTCTCTGGATGAGATGCAACGGGTGATGCAGGTGAACCTGTGGGCGAACAAGATTCTGCTCGACATCCTGTTCTCGACGCCGCTCAGAATTTCCCAGGTGGTCGCCGTCTCGTCCTCTGCCGCCGTCAATCTGCAGCGCGGCTGGGGAGGTTATGCCCTCTCGAAAGCGGCGCTGAATGCCCTGACGATGCTGGCCGCTCGGGAGCACCCCGACACCCACTTCTGCGCCCTGGCCCCAGGCCCGGTCGATACCTCGATGCAGGACCAGCTCTGTTCGCACCCGGCCGACCCGAAGTATCCCTCGCTGGAACGGCTGCGGGCGAAGCGGGGAACCAGCGACATGCCGGACAGCGATGAATACGCACCGCACTTCATCGATGCACTGGAGCGTCTGCCGTCGCTGGTTTCCAGCGGATCGTATGCCGACATGCGGACGCTCCCCGGCGGTACGGCAGACCGCTCTCCCGGTGCTTCGAGCGGCTGA
- the truA gene encoding tRNA pseudouridine(38-40) synthase TruA, with protein sequence MRNIRLRVAYDGTRYSGWQVQPGRTTIQGCIEAAVKSLTGETVSLLCAGRTDAGVHALGQVANFSTQAKIPAAKWRPALQMHLPEDIVILESDEVPAEFHSTFSAISKRYRYVIRNHLVDDPFVRKYSWRITYELDVAAMQTAANCLLGTHDFRSFESHWPNKATSVRTVSDLTIRRISGWQPFVPLALADQGSGEGQGEYICLEIEADGFLYNMVRAITGTLVYVGRGAWTVEDVQRVLAAQDRSIAGGTAPACGLFMIRVNYDESNLGYRRPR encoded by the coding sequence ATGCGCAATATCCGCCTGAGGGTGGCGTATGACGGCACGCGCTACTCCGGCTGGCAGGTGCAGCCCGGGCGAACCACGATTCAGGGGTGCATCGAAGCGGCCGTGAAGTCTTTGACCGGAGAGACCGTTTCCCTACTGTGTGCGGGCCGCACGGATGCAGGCGTGCATGCGTTGGGGCAGGTTGCGAACTTTTCCACTCAGGCAAAAATTCCGGCGGCCAAATGGCGGCCAGCGCTGCAGATGCATCTGCCGGAAGACATTGTCATTCTCGAATCGGATGAGGTGCCGGCGGAATTTCACTCGACGTTCTCGGCGATCTCGAAACGTTATCGGTACGTCATCCGCAACCATCTTGTCGATGATCCGTTCGTGCGGAAATACAGTTGGCGGATCACCTACGAACTGGATGTCGCGGCGATGCAGACGGCGGCGAATTGCCTGTTGGGAACGCATGACTTCCGCAGCTTTGAATCGCACTGGCCGAACAAGGCGACCAGCGTGCGCACTGTGAGCGACCTGACGATTCGACGGATTTCGGGATGGCAGCCGTTTGTGCCGCTGGCTCTCGCCGATCAAGGCTCAGGCGAGGGGCAGGGGGAATACATCTGCCTGGAGATCGAGGCGGATGGGTTTCTGTACAACATGGTCCGGGCGATCACCGGCACGCTGGTTTATGTCGGACGGGGGGCCTGGACTGTGGAAGACGTACAACGGGTGCTCGCGGCTCAGGATCGCTCTATCGCAGGCGGGACCGCACCTGCCTGCGGCCTGTTCATGATTCGGGTGAACTATGACGAATCGAATCTGGGATATCGCAGGCCGCGATAA